Proteins from one Oscillatoria nigro-viridis PCC 7112 genomic window:
- a CDS encoding aspartate aminotransferase family protein, which yields MTNMDAYWMPFTANRQFKANPRILVAAKDMHFTTDDNRSILDGTAGLWCVNAGHARETIAEAVKQQVLRLDYSPAFQMGHPGAFELAERLVKMIPGNFDRVFFTNSGSESVETALKIAIAYHRVKGEGTRQRLIGRERGYHGVGFGGISVGGIGTNRKFFGSLLAGVDHLPHTHSLEHNAFSRKQPEWGAHLADELERIVALHDASNIAAVIVEPVAGSTGVLIPPKGYLERLRAICDKYGILLIFDEVITGFGRLGSSFATEYFGVVPDIVTAAKGITNGTVPMGAVFVKEGIYDAFMNAPENAIELFHGYTYSGHPLACAAALATLDIYEEERLFERADKMAGYWEDAVHSLKGVRHVIDVRNLGLVAGIELESIAGKPGKRAFDCFLQCYEKGLLIRTTGDIIALSPPLIIEKEHIDRIVEILTGVLQEME from the coding sequence GCTTACTGGATGCCCTTCACTGCCAACCGACAGTTTAAAGCGAATCCGCGAATATTGGTTGCGGCAAAAGATATGCACTTTACAACTGATGATAACCGCTCAATTTTAGATGGTACTGCGGGGCTGTGGTGCGTGAATGCAGGACACGCCCGCGAGACAATTGCCGAAGCAGTTAAACAGCAGGTTTTGCGTTTGGATTACTCCCCAGCTTTTCAGATGGGACATCCGGGGGCTTTTGAATTGGCGGAACGTTTGGTAAAGATGATTCCGGGCAATTTCGATCGCGTTTTCTTTACTAATTCGGGTTCGGAATCTGTAGAAACAGCGTTAAAAATTGCGATTGCTTATCACCGGGTGAAAGGTGAAGGAACTCGCCAAAGATTGATCGGCAGGGAACGCGGCTATCACGGCGTTGGTTTTGGAGGAATTTCTGTCGGCGGTATCGGTACAAACCGCAAGTTTTTTGGCAGTTTGCTCGCGGGAGTCGATCATTTGCCTCACACTCACAGTCTCGAACACAATGCTTTCAGCCGCAAACAACCGGAATGGGGAGCGCATTTGGCGGATGAATTGGAGCGGATTGTCGCTTTGCACGATGCGTCTAATATTGCAGCGGTAATTGTCGAACCGGTGGCTGGTTCTACAGGGGTTTTGATTCCCCCGAAAGGTTATTTGGAGAGGCTGCGGGCGATTTGCGACAAATACGGAATTCTGCTGATTTTTGATGAGGTAATTACCGGATTCGGGCGACTCGGATCGAGTTTTGCTACGGAATATTTTGGGGTGGTTCCCGATATTGTGACGGCGGCGAAAGGGATAACTAACGGTACCGTGCCGATGGGGGCGGTGTTTGTGAAAGAAGGCATTTATGATGCTTTTATGAATGCTCCTGAAAATGCGATCGAGCTTTTTCACGGTTATACTTATTCTGGTCATCCTCTGGCTTGTGCGGCTGCTTTGGCGACGCTGGATATTTATGAGGAAGAAAGGCTGTTTGAACGGGCAGATAAGATGGCTGGTTACTGGGAAGATGCGGTGCATTCTTTGAAGGGCGTGCGGCACGTAATTGATGTTCGGAATCTGGGACTGGTGGCGGGTATTGAGTTGGAATCTATTGCTGGGAAGCCGGGGAAACGGGCTTTTGATTGTTTCTTGCAGTGCTATGAAAAAGGGTTGCTAATTCGCACGACTGGTGATATTATTGCTTTATCGCCGCCGCTGATTATTGAGAAAGAACATATCGATCGCATTGTGGAAATTTTGACAGGGGTTTTGCAGGAGATGGAGTAG
- a CDS encoding TldD/PmbA family protein: protein MVLLTAKISANELANLAVDLIRKTGCEYGDVRFCSYRRQNLYARDRSLSQLSDNVSSGFGVRVLLDGAWGFAASHSKTPAEVARIVALAVEIAKGSRLTQKEPVRLVPVEKYVDTYITPIAIDPFSVPVAEKAELLLTINEKLLAHAAQGIKKADSFLQSSREDKVFASTEGSLIEQTIYRSYAGFDCTAIAGGDAQSRSYERPPLNIGYEHINPDDLLSQIERVAAEAIEKVAAPKLPAGICKSLILKPTNLFLTIHESVGHPTELDRVYGYESNFAGTSFATTDHLNKLQYAAPWVNFKCDRTQPGGRGTMGYDDEGVKSQEWYVVKDGILVDYLTDRETAYRLGRGSSNGSACADSWSSVPMVRIPNLGLEPGPDGGSHTATLAEMIADTEDGILIDGMGSYSIDQQRRNFQFGGDAFWKVEKGKVVGMLKDVTYQAMTTDFWNQIDAIGPASERVQCGTNMCGKGEPMQVAQMTHACVPVRVRDIQIGGNS, encoded by the coding sequence ATGGTACTGTTAACTGCAAAAATCTCTGCTAACGAGTTAGCAAATTTGGCTGTAGATTTGATTCGGAAAACAGGTTGCGAGTACGGTGATGTGCGTTTTTGCAGTTATCGAAGGCAGAATCTTTACGCGCGCGATCGATCTTTAAGTCAACTGTCAGATAATGTAAGTTCCGGTTTTGGCGTGCGAGTGCTTCTCGACGGCGCTTGGGGGTTTGCCGCCAGTCACAGCAAAACGCCGGCAGAGGTTGCAAGAATAGTCGCTTTGGCTGTAGAAATCGCTAAAGGCAGCCGCTTGACTCAGAAGGAACCGGTGCGGTTGGTGCCTGTGGAAAAATATGTCGATACCTACATTACTCCCATCGCCATCGATCCTTTTTCTGTACCAGTTGCTGAGAAAGCCGAACTGCTGCTAACTATCAACGAGAAGCTGCTAGCACACGCCGCACAAGGCATCAAAAAAGCTGATTCTTTTTTGCAGTCCAGCCGCGAAGACAAGGTTTTTGCTTCTACAGAAGGCTCGCTAATCGAACAAACAATCTACCGCAGCTATGCTGGTTTTGACTGTACTGCAATTGCGGGCGGCGATGCCCAAAGTCGCAGTTACGAACGCCCGCCGCTGAATATCGGTTACGAACATATTAATCCCGATGATTTGTTGAGTCAAATCGAAAGAGTTGCCGCTGAAGCTATTGAGAAAGTGGCTGCTCCCAAACTCCCGGCTGGTATTTGCAAATCGCTGATTCTCAAACCGACAAATTTGTTCTTAACTATTCACGAATCTGTCGGACATCCAACTGAATTAGACCGGGTTTACGGCTACGAATCTAATTTTGCTGGCACGAGCTTTGCTACTACCGATCATTTAAATAAACTGCAATATGCTGCACCTTGGGTGAATTTTAAGTGCGATCGCACTCAGCCGGGCGGTCGCGGTACAATGGGTTACGATGATGAGGGCGTAAAATCACAAGAGTGGTACGTTGTCAAGGATGGAATTTTAGTTGATTATCTCACTGACAGAGAGACGGCTTATCGCCTCGGACGCGGTAGCAGCAACGGTTCTGCTTGCGCTGACAGTTGGTCGAGCGTGCCGATGGTGAGAATTCCCAATTTGGGATTGGAGCCGGGCCCGGATGGCGGCAGCCATACTGCTACTTTAGCGGAGATGATTGCGGATACGGAAGACGGGATTTTAATCGACGGTATGGGTAGTTATTCGATTGACCAGCAGCGGCGGAATTTTCAATTCGGCGGCGATGCTTTTTGGAAGGTGGAAAAAGGTAAAGTTGTCGGTATGTTGAAGGATGTAACTTATCAGGCGATGACTACTGATTTCTGGAATCAAATAGATGCGATAGGGCCGGCTTCGGAACGGGTGCAGTGCGGCACGAATATGTGCGGAAAAGGCGAGCCGATGCAGGTTGCTCAGATGACTCACGCTTGTGTGCCGGTGCGAGTGAGGGATATTCAAATTGGGGGAAATTCTTAA
- a CDS encoding DUF6883 domain-containing protein: protein MKIPADAIIPEAKLTRYLLVPKAQDDKSKFLAQGGFSQDNPEALLAAIQFLIASAEAVEDGANEFGKFFRAEGELPGVNGRNLAVVTIWLQWQIDGSFHFITLKPKKESRRET, encoded by the coding sequence GTGAAAATTCCAGCGGATGCTATCATACCCGAAGCAAAGTTGACGCGCTATTTACTTGTTCCCAAAGCACAAGATGACAAGTCAAAATTTCTCGCTCAAGGGGGTTTTAGTCAAGATAACCCAGAAGCTTTGTTAGCAGCCATCCAGTTTTTGATAGCGTCGGCTGAGGCTGTAGAAGATGGTGCTAATGAATTCGGAAAGTTCTTTCGCGCTGAAGGTGAGCTGCCAGGAGTTAACGGACGTAATTTAGCAGTTGTTACAATTTGGTTGCAGTGGCAAATTGACGGAAGTTTTCATTTTATTACTCTCAAACCGAAAAAGGAGTCTCGACGTGAAACTTGA
- a CDS encoding DUF4926 domain-containing protein → MKLELYQRVALCRDLPLYQLKKGDVAMLVDRVPHPNEGEDGCVLEIFNALGESILVVAVSRSDVELLRADEVLAVRSLVQAS, encoded by the coding sequence GTGAAACTTGAACTTTACCAGCGTGTAGCATTGTGTCGGGATCTACCGCTATATCAGCTAAAAAAAGGCGATGTAGCGATGTTAGTCGATCGCGTACCTCACCCAAACGAAGGCGAAGATGGCTGCGTTCTAGAAATATTTAATGCTTTAGGAGAATCGATTTTAGTTGTGGCTGTCTCCCGTTCTGATGTGGAACTTCTGCGAGCTGATGAAGTGTTAGCAGTTCGCTCTTTAGTACAGGCGAGTTAA
- a CDS encoding PmbA/TldA family metallopeptidase: MLVTSPPLLSEDQALSLLEKAVKQSEAEAVFVSLSTGEESLSRFSENQISQNISKAVFSLSITSYFGKKSASASVTEFDEDAIASAVKRSEELARIAPADPEWMPLLPPQTYDLRSPAFDAATATVSPLARAKMVQQGAIRSVETEKLGDDWLLQGNP, translated from the coding sequence ATGCTCGTAACATCCCCCCCACTTTTAAGTGAAGACCAAGCCTTATCTTTACTAGAAAAAGCAGTCAAACAATCGGAAGCCGAAGCAGTATTTGTCAGTCTCTCTACTGGCGAAGAATCTCTTTCGAGATTCTCGGAAAATCAAATCAGCCAAAATATTAGCAAAGCTGTATTTAGCCTGAGCATTACTAGCTATTTCGGCAAGAAAAGCGCCTCTGCATCTGTTACAGAATTTGATGAAGATGCGATCGCCTCCGCAGTCAAGCGATCGGAAGAATTGGCCAGAATTGCGCCGGCAGACCCCGAATGGATGCCGCTGCTGCCGCCTCAAACCTACGATTTGCGCTCGCCCGCCTTCGACGCAGCAACGGCAACTGTATCGCCTCTAGCGCGGGCCAAAATGGTGCAGCAAGGTGCGATTCGTTCAGTCGAAACCGAGAAATTGGGGGATGACTGGCTTCTACAGGGTAATCCATGA
- the ltrA gene encoding group II intron reverse transcriptase/maturase, giving the protein MQKRIYQASNRGDVKLVRRLQKLLISSWAAKALSVRRVTQDNQGKKTAGVDGVKSLTPKQRLALIDKISLGSKVKPTRRVWIPKPGTDEERPLGIPTMEDRALQALVKLVLEPEWEARFEPNSYGFRPGRSCHDAIGAIFSAVSQKSKYVLDADISKCFDRINHDVLLSKLNTYPTLRRQIRAWLKAGVMDGNKLFPTDEGTPQGGVISPLLANVALHGIEELIMGLAPKFEMRDSRGHTYGLRDKIKSISLIRYADDFVVLHEDVEVVKLCKVEIEKWLSDIGLELKPSKTRLAHTLNKLDDEKPGFNFLGFNIRQFPVGKHNSSKGTRGTLLGFKTIISPSKESQKRHYRKVAEVINKSRGLNQATLIKNLNPIIRGWCNYFSTVVSKKIFDRLWHLVVWKLLKWGRHRHRNKGRGWTRLKYFKTVEGNNWVFATGEGNNPLKLIQHSSTEIKRYVKVKGMASPYDGDWIYWSSRMGVHPEIPVRVAKLLKRQKGKCAHCDNYFKDGDSIEVDHIAPKSKGGKESYDNWQLLHRHCHDTKTANDGSLGNKSSCKSAKPKPPVEPSLWAWENDMLVMTY; this is encoded by the coding sequence TTGCAAAAGCGGATATATCAAGCGTCTAATCGTGGTGATGTCAAGCTAGTACGCAGACTCCAGAAACTGTTGATAAGTTCTTGGGCAGCAAAAGCATTATCGGTTCGTCGGGTAACACAAGATAATCAAGGAAAGAAGACGGCAGGCGTGGACGGTGTTAAATCGCTGACCCCAAAGCAACGTCTCGCACTGATAGATAAAATATCATTGGGTTCAAAGGTTAAGCCAACACGCCGAGTTTGGATACCCAAACCAGGGACAGATGAGGAAAGACCGTTAGGCATACCGACAATGGAAGACCGAGCCTTGCAAGCGTTAGTCAAACTGGTGTTAGAACCAGAATGGGAAGCGCGATTTGAACCTAACTCATACGGGTTCAGACCAGGACGCTCGTGCCACGATGCAATAGGAGCAATATTCAGTGCGGTAAGTCAGAAATCAAAATATGTGCTGGATGCCGATATCAGTAAATGCTTCGACCGCATTAACCATGATGTACTTCTCTCAAAATTAAATACCTATCCTACCCTACGGAGACAAATCCGGGCTTGGTTAAAAGCTGGTGTTATGGATGGAAACAAGCTGTTCCCAACTGATGAAGGGACACCACAGGGCGGGGTGATTTCACCTCTACTTGCCAATGTCGCCTTACATGGGATTGAGGAATTGATTATGGGTTTAGCCCCAAAATTCGAGATGAGAGACTCTCGTGGTCATACTTATGGATTACGAGACAAAATCAAATCGATTTCACTGATACGATATGCGGACGATTTCGTAGTTCTCCATGAGGATGTAGAAGTTGTGAAGCTGTGTAAGGTTGAGATAGAGAAGTGGTTAAGTGACATTGGGTTAGAATTAAAGCCGAGTAAAACAAGATTAGCCCACACCCTGAATAAACTAGATGATGAAAAACCTGGATTTAACTTTCTAGGATTCAACATCAGGCAGTTTCCAGTAGGAAAACACAACTCAAGTAAGGGAACTAGAGGCACTTTATTGGGCTTTAAAACTATTATCAGCCCTAGCAAGGAAAGTCAGAAAAGGCACTACAGAAAAGTTGCGGAAGTAATAAATAAATCGCGTGGGTTAAACCAAGCGACTTTAATAAAAAATCTCAATCCTATCATTAGGGGTTGGTGTAACTACTTCTCAACAGTCGTCAGCAAGAAAATATTTGATAGGCTGTGGCACTTAGTGGTTTGGAAGCTTCTCAAATGGGGTCGCCATCGTCATAGGAACAAGGGCAGAGGATGGACACGCCTTAAATACTTCAAAACCGTAGAAGGCAATAACTGGGTGTTCGCAACCGGAGAGGGTAACAATCCTCTAAAGCTCATACAACATAGTTCCACTGAAATAAAGCGCTATGTAAAAGTAAAAGGGATGGCATCACCCTATGACGGTGACTGGATATATTGGAGTTCAAGAATGGGAGTACACCCAGAAATACCCGTAAGAGTAGCCAAACTACTCAAGCGACAAAAAGGGAAATGCGCTCACTGCGATAACTACTTCAAAGATGGAGATTCGATAGAGGTTGACCACATCGCCCCCAAATCGAAAGGTGGAAAGGAATCGTATGATAATTGGCAGCTACTCCATCGACATTGCCACGACACAAAGACTGCCAATGATGGCAGTCTTGGTAACAAATCTAGCTGCAAAAGTGCTAAACCTAAGCCACCAGTGGAACCAAGCCTTTGGGCTTGGGAAAACGATATGTTGGTAATGACGTACTGA